In Virgibacillus siamensis, the genomic stretch TTTTCTTTTGCTGTGTTGAAGGCCCGTATTTCATCACGAAAGCTCATATATACTGTCGTAAAGCATGTCACAATGCCCCTTTTGTGGATGGTACACCCTCTATCCGCGGATTCTGGATACTCGCTTGATCAAGTGCTCTGCCAAACCCTTTGAATATGGCCTCAATCATATGGTGTGTGTTCTTTCCGTAAACAAGATTAATATGGAGTGTCAGTCTGGCATTACTGGCAAATGCCTGAAAAAATTCTTCCACCAGTTCTGTATCAAATGTGCCAACTTTATCTTTCAGTCCATCAACATGATAGACAAAATATGGCCGTCCGCTGATATCAATTGAAACGGTGGCAAGCGACTCATCCATAGGAGTGGTTACTGTGGCATAGCGTGTGATGCCTTTTTTGTCACCCAATGCTTTGTTAAACGCCTGTCCCAGGACAATTCCGATATCTTCCACGGTATGGTGCTGGTCCACTTCAAGATCTCCATTACAGGAAACTTCCAGGTCAAAGAGACCATGCCTGCTCATCAGTGTCAGCATATGGTCCATAAATCCAACACCTGTATCCACCTTGGAAGTACCGGATCCATCTATAGAAAAGGTCAGATCGACTGCTGTTTCGCTTGTATTCCGCTGAATGTGCTGTTTACGCATCATAATCTCCTTTCCTGATTTGAATGGAATTGGCATGTGCAGTAAGCCCTTCCGCTTTTGCCAATGTAATAATGCTGTCGGAAGTTTTCTGCAGTGCCTGTTCAGAGTAGTGGATAATACTTGACTTCTTCAGGAAATCATAAACCCCGAGCGGTGATGAAAATACAGCCGTCCCGCTTGTCGGAAGTGTGTGGTTGGGCCCCGCAACATAATCACCAAGCGGTTCGGGTGCATAATGACCGAGAAAAATCGCTCCTGCATGTTTAACCTGACTCAATTTTTCAAATGGATTTTCAACCATAAGCTGCAGATGCTCCGGTGCTAATTCATTAACCAGTCCAAATGCGTTTGCAAGATTATCCGCAATAATGATTTTCCCGTTTTCCTTTAGTGACTGCTGAATGATTTCCTTGCGCTCAAGCTGTGCCGCCTGTCGTATGATTGATGCTTTAACTTGTTCCGCCAGTACAGGGTCTGTCGCAATACAGATGGCACTTGCCCGTTCATCATGTTCGGCCTGGGAAAGAAGGTCGGCTGCCACATAATCAGGGTTTGCCGTCGCATCTGCTACCACACAAATTTCGCTCGGTCCTGCAATCATATCAATGTCGACATCGCCATAAACCCACTTTTTGGCTCGGGCAACAAATGCATTCCCGGGGCCGACAATCTTGACCACTTTATCAATTGATTCAGTCCCGTAAGCAAGTGCTGCAATTGCTTGTGCACCGCCAATTTTATAAACTTTGTCCACGCCCGTTAATTTTGCTGCAGTTAAAACTTCAGGGCTTATTTTTCCGTTTGCTCCCGGTGGTGTCGTAATGACAACTTTTTTTACACCAGCTAATTTTGCGGGTATAACGTTCATCAGTACTGTCGATGGATAGGCTGCTTTCCCTCCGGGTACATAGATCCCGACTTTCTCCAGAGGGGAGACTTTTTGTCCAAGCATGATGCCGTTTCCGGGATTTGTGAACCATGAATGTTCTTTCTGGTTTTCGTGAAATGCGGTAATGTTTTTATTTGCTTGTTCCAGTGCAGTCAAAAAACGATTACTGACTTTTTCTCCCGCTTCGGCAAACTCCGCTTGTGAAACGGTTAGTTGGTCAAGATTAATGCCATCAAATTTTTTGGTGTATTGAAACAAAGCGTTGTCCCCTGACGATCGAACATTTTGGATGATTTCAAGAACCGTCTTATCAATCTGTTCGTAATTTTCCGGGTCAGTTGAGACACGTTTGTTGTCTTGTCTGAACTGATCAATTGTCATCAATTTCATTTTTCTCACCCCACTACCGATTTCAGTTTATTGATGAGTGTGTGTGTCTCTTCAGATCGTGTCGTAAAACTTGCTTTATTAATAATCAGCCGTGTACTGATGTTCTCAATTTCTTCCATGATTTCAAGTCCATTTTCACGAAGCGTTGTGCCTGTCTCAACAATGTCAACAATGACGTCTGACAAACCAATCAATGGGGCAAGCTCCACAGACCCATTCAGTTTGATGGTTTCAGCCAATACTCCTTTTTTCAGGAAATGGTTTTTGGCTACTGTCGGATATTTTGTAGCGACTGTAATTTGATTGATATTGTCCAGGATTGTATCCGGTTTTCCAGCAACTGCAAACCGGCAACTGCCGATTTTAAGATCCAAAATTTCGTAAACATCTGCCTGTGATTCAAGAATCGTATCTTTTCCGGCAACACCGATGTCTGCTGCGCCATTTTCCACATATGTCGGGACGTCAACAGCTTTAACGCAGATCAGGCTGACTGTCCGATCGTCCGTATGGAAAATCAGTTTCCTGCTGTCAGGATGGAAATCAGGAAAATGGAAACCGGCATCTTCCAGAATTCTGATTGTACTGTCTGCTGTTCTGCCTTTGGCAAGTGCTATTGTGATTGGTTCCATTCTGTGTTTTCCATTCCTTTCCCGATAAGATGTACCAAGTCATGAACATTTCCGAAATCTATTTCTGTTCCTGCCATAACAAGTGAACTTTTTTCCGGTCTGAATGTTACCAGACAAGGTTGGTTCTGTTTCCGTGTTTCCGGCTTGGAAACAATAACGGAATAACCTGCTTCCCGCAGGCTGTTTGCTGCGGTCAATGCCTCCTTTTGCCGGCTGCGGCTGTAATCAATAATGATATTGTCCGCGGTTAGCTGATCCGGTTTTTGTTGTTTATGAACTGCCTGCAGGAGACTGTCAACGTCACAGGCAAAACCAATTGCAGGTAGGGCGGTGCCGAAGTGACCGGCAAGATTGTCGTATCTTCCTCCCATAAGCACCGGTTTGCCAAGCGCCGATACAAATCCCTGAAAAATGATTCCGGTGTAATAATTCATATTGTTGATCAGTCCGAAATCAAAAACAACATGATCAGTGACCGCATATGCCTCGAGCAGTTCATAAACGTTTTTCAGTTTTTCCAGCGTTTGTTTCATCGTTTCATTTAATGTTATGTTTCCCGCGCGTTCCATGACTGTTTCCGGTTTTCCATAAAGCAGCGGGATGGAATGGACAGCTTCAATCAGCTCTTTGTCAGCTTGTATGTCACCAAGACAGGCATCCAGTTCAGCAACATTTTTGGATTGAATGAATGTTTTAATTTGCTCCGTTTTTTCTTCGGGAACATTTAATTCATTGATTAGTGCTTTAAAAAATCCGGCGTGTCCTATTTCCAGTTTAAATGAGCGGAAGCCCAGGTCTTTCAGTGCGTGAACCGCAAGTGCAATAACTTCAGCATCATTCTCGGCCGTATTTTCCCCGAAACATTCGATGCCAGCCTGGGTTGTTTCTTTTCTGTCTGTCTGCTCAAAGGACTGGCGGAAAACATCCTGCACATAAAACAGCCGTGCGTCGTTTTGGGGCCGATTTTTTTCCGTAACAGCCATCCGTGTAATCGGTATTGTCATATCGGGACGCAATACGAGTACTTTGCCGGAACTGTCTACTACTTTTATCATGTCATCCCTATGAATTGTGCCGGGTATTGCAGCATATAAATCATAATCTTCAAAAATGGATGTTTGTACCTGTCTGTATCCATATGTGAAAAAGCGCTCTTTCAGGGCGGATATCGTACGGTCCCGCACCTTGAAGTCCGAAGCGCCCGTATCTTTAGAACAATCAAGTAAATATGGTTGCAAGGAAATTTACTCCTTTCTTTTACTTTATCACTTTATCGCTTTATTTAATTAAAGTTGTATAGTATTCTATAGATTAATAGAAATTCTGTCAACTGGAAAGGATGAATTTTAATGTTTGATTATCATATTCACAGTAATTTCTCTGCAGATTGCGAAGCGCCGATGGAAAGAACGGTTGAAAAAGCCATTGATATTGGATTGAAGGAAATTTGTTTTACCGACCATATTGATTATGATTATCCGGATGAATCCATTGTATTTGAGTTTGATCAGGAGGCATATGACCAAAAAATCAGGGAGGTTCAATTTAATTATGGCGACAGGATTCACATTAAAAAAGGAATCGAAATTGGTCTGCAGCCCCATTTACTGGAGAGGTATAATGAACTGCTGGAAAATAGGCGATTCGATTTTGTCATTTGTTCGATGCATACCGCGGAAGGAAAAGACCTTCATTCTGGAAATTTCTTTGCTGGAAGATCTGCAGAATCGTCCTGTGCAGCGTATTACAATGAATTGCTCTCCTGTGTGAAGGAGTTTTCCAACTATAGCATTCTTGGTCATATCGATCTGGTTAAACGGTATTTGAAAACCGAAAGCAGGGAAAACTTTCATGAGATTATTCGGGAAATATTTCAGGAAATTATTCCAAAGGGGAAGGGAATTGAACTGAATACATCCGGCAAACGATACGGTATGGAGCAGGGAATGCCAAGCCTGGATATACTGAAACTGTATAAGGAGTGTGGCGGGGAAATTCTGACGCTTGGTTCGGATTCACATGTGGAATCAACCATTGCCTATGATTTCCGGGATTCCATCGAACTTTTGAAA encodes the following:
- a CDS encoding histidinol-phosphatase HisJ family protein; this translates as MFDYHIHSNFSADCEAPMERTVEKAIDIGLKEICFTDHIDYDYPDESIVFEFDQEAYDQKIREVQFNYGDRIHIKKGIEIGLQPHLLERYNELLENRRFDFVICSMHTAEGKDLHSGNFFAGRSAESSCAAYYNELLSCVKEFSNYSILGHIDLVKRYLKTESRENFHEIIREIFQEIIPKGKGIELNTSGKRYGMEQGMPSLDILKLYKECGGEILTLGSDSHVESTIAYDFRDSIELLKKAGFRYITTFNQGSPEFHKLSKL
- the hisD gene encoding histidinol dehydrogenase, whose amino-acid sequence is MKLMTIDQFRQDNKRVSTDPENYEQIDKTVLEIIQNVRSSGDNALFQYTKKFDGINLDQLTVSQAEFAEAGEKVSNRFLTALEQANKNITAFHENQKEHSWFTNPGNGIMLGQKVSPLEKVGIYVPGGKAAYPSTVLMNVIPAKLAGVKKVVITTPPGANGKISPEVLTAAKLTGVDKVYKIGGAQAIAALAYGTESIDKVVKIVGPGNAFVARAKKWVYGDVDIDMIAGPSEICVVADATANPDYVAADLLSQAEHDERASAICIATDPVLAEQVKASIIRQAAQLERKEIIQQSLKENGKIIIADNLANAFGLVNELAPEHLQLMVENPFEKLSQVKHAGAIFLGHYAPEPLGDYVAGPNHTLPTSGTAVFSSPLGVYDFLKKSSIIHYSEQALQKTSDSIITLAKAEGLTAHANSIQIRKGDYDA
- the hisG gene encoding ATP phosphoribosyltransferase, with translation MEPITIALAKGRTADSTIRILEDAGFHFPDFHPDSRKLIFHTDDRTVSLICVKAVDVPTYVENGAADIGVAGKDTILESQADVYEILDLKIGSCRFAVAGKPDTILDNINQITVATKYPTVAKNHFLKKGVLAETIKLNGSVELAPLIGLSDVIVDIVETGTTLRENGLEIMEEIENISTRLIINKASFTTRSEETHTLINKLKSVVG
- the hisB gene encoding imidazoleglycerol-phosphate dehydratase HisB — its product is MRKQHIQRNTSETAVDLTFSIDGSGTSKVDTGVGFMDHMLTLMSRHGLFDLEVSCNGDLEVDQHHTVEDIGIVLGQAFNKALGDKKGITRYATVTTPMDESLATVSIDISGRPYFVYHVDGLKDKVGTFDTELVEEFFQAFASNARLTLHINLVYGKNTHHMIEAIFKGFGRALDQASIQNPRIEGVPSTKGAL
- the hisZ gene encoding ATP phosphoribosyltransferase regulatory subunit, whose product is MQPYLLDCSKDTGASDFKVRDRTISALKERFFTYGYRQVQTSIFEDYDLYAAIPGTIHRDDMIKVVDSSGKVLVLRPDMTIPITRMAVTEKNRPQNDARLFYVQDVFRQSFEQTDRKETTQAGIECFGENTAENDAEVIALAVHALKDLGFRSFKLEIGHAGFFKALINELNVPEEKTEQIKTFIQSKNVAELDACLGDIQADKELIEAVHSIPLLYGKPETVMERAGNITLNETMKQTLEKLKNVYELLEAYAVTDHVVFDFGLINNMNYYTGIIFQGFVSALGKPVLMGGRYDNLAGHFGTALPAIGFACDVDSLLQAVHKQQKPDQLTADNIIIDYSRSRQKEALTAANSLREAGYSVIVSKPETRKQNQPCLVTFRPEKSSLVMAGTEIDFGNVHDLVHLIGKGMENTEWNQSQ